A single window of Neisseria chenwenguii DNA harbors:
- the ccoO gene encoding cytochrome-c oxidase, cbb3-type subunit II: MKLQQLAEEKVGFLIVFTLLVVSVGLLIEAVPLFFTKAVTQPAPGVKPYSALRVAGRDIYIREGCYNCHSQMIRPFRAETERYGHYSVAGESVYDRPFQWGSKRTGPDLARVGGRYSDEWHRIHLINPRDVVPESNMPAFPWLARNKVDAEATVNHMKALRAVGTPYSDEDIKKAPEALANKSELDAVIAYLQGLGLALKNVR, encoded by the coding sequence ATGAAATTACAACAATTAGCTGAAGAAAAAGTCGGTTTCCTGATTGTATTCACGCTGTTGGTTGTCAGTGTCGGTTTGTTGATCGAAGCCGTTCCGCTGTTTTTTACCAAAGCCGTTACCCAGCCCGCTCCGGGCGTGAAACCGTATAGTGCGCTGCGTGTTGCAGGTCGCGACATCTACATCCGCGAAGGCTGCTACAACTGCCACTCGCAGATGATTCGTCCGTTCCGTGCCGAAACCGAGCGTTACGGCCACTACTCCGTTGCGGGTGAGTCGGTTTACGACCGCCCGTTCCAATGGGGCTCCAAACGTACCGGTCCTGACTTGGCGCGTGTGGGCGGCCGCTATTCCGACGAATGGCACCGTATCCATCTGATTAACCCGCGCGATGTCGTGCCCGAATCCAATATGCCCGCGTTCCCGTGGCTTGCGCGCAATAAAGTGGATGCCGAAGCAACGGTCAACCACATGAAAGCGCTGCGCGCCGTCGGTACGCCTTACAGCGATGAAGACATTAAGAAAGCTCCTGAGGCCTTGGCCAACAAGTCCGAACTGGATGCCGTCATCGCCTACCTGCAAGGTCTGGGCTTGGCATTGAAAAACGTAAGGTAA
- a CDS encoding cbb3-type cytochrome oxidase subunit 3 yields MDVNWARSLFTLWIFVSFMLVLYIVFNRRNKKNYDEAASSIFDDKEDTSDQNGR; encoded by the coding sequence ATGGACGTTAACTGGGCCCGCTCGCTTTTTACGCTTTGGATATTCGTCAGCTTTATGTTAGTGCTCTATATTGTGTTCAACCGACGCAACAAGAAAAACTACGACGAAGCCGCCAGCAGTATTTTTGATGATAAAGAAGATACGTCCGACCAAAACGGGCGATAA
- a CDS encoding M61 family metallopeptidase, with amino-acid sequence MLNYEITPSPLAHQWHITLSFTRESAQTLEFSLPNWVPGSYLIRDFSRYITALSSTCNDAPAELVQLDKNTWQAAAQAGEWRIDYTIYAFDLSVRGSFLNTERGFFDGACLFLKVKGSEQQPHRLRLSGLPAHWRTATAMPQTAPDVFQTASYAEFIDHPFELGRIEFLDFTAVGIPHRIALSGYYPAFDRARLTADIKKICETELAMFLPAPAPFAEYLFMLHVGDDLYGGLEHTASTALLADRHSLPSENMQEADDAYTQLLGLFSHEYFHAWNVKSIKPAAFAPYDLDRENYTEQLWAFEGITSYYDDLFLARSRTISPEAYLKLLAQTLTRVQRGKGRLKQTLAQSSLTAWNKFYKQDENSPNAIVSYYQKGALAALCLDLLIRQKSNGRHSLDTVMQQHYRDWLATRRGIPEQQWQVRCQAITGLDLNDFFQTALYSTRDLPLAETLATAGVRLTWHALPRSHNGGLTNDETAVQPATDLGARFKQNPNHALLTHVFNGGSAENAGLSPQDKIIAVNGYACTDLAAQFGRLKNGERAQIHFFRSGVLLNTVITAQTAEADTALLEITGRDLLERWLFGE; translated from the coding sequence ATGCTTAATTATGAAATCACCCCCTCACCGCTTGCCCACCAATGGCACATTACCCTTTCGTTCACCCGGGAAAGCGCCCAAACCCTCGAATTCAGCCTGCCAAACTGGGTTCCCGGCAGCTATTTAATCCGCGATTTCTCGCGCTACATTACCGCCCTTTCCTCCACCTGCAACGACGCGCCCGCAGAATTGGTACAACTCGATAAAAACACCTGGCAAGCCGCCGCCCAAGCCGGCGAATGGCGGATTGACTACACCATTTACGCCTTCGACCTCTCCGTGCGCGGTTCGTTTCTCAACACCGAACGCGGCTTTTTCGATGGCGCCTGCCTGTTTTTAAAAGTCAAAGGCAGCGAACAGCAGCCCCACCGCCTCCGACTCAGCGGCCTGCCCGCACATTGGCGAACCGCCACCGCCATGCCGCAAACCGCGCCCGATGTTTTTCAGACGGCCTCATACGCCGAATTCATCGACCACCCGTTTGAACTCGGCCGCATCGAATTTCTCGACTTCACCGCCGTCGGCATTCCCCATCGCATCGCCCTCAGCGGCTACTACCCCGCATTCGACCGCGCCCGCCTGACTGCCGACATCAAAAAAATCTGCGAAACCGAGCTGGCCATGTTCCTCCCTGCGCCCGCCCCGTTTGCCGAATATCTCTTCATGCTCCACGTCGGCGACGACCTTTACGGCGGCCTCGAACACACAGCCTCCACCGCCCTCCTCGCCGACCGCCACAGCCTGCCATCTGAAAACATGCAGGAAGCAGACGATGCCTACACCCAACTGCTCGGCCTGTTCAGCCACGAATACTTCCACGCGTGGAACGTCAAATCCATCAAACCCGCCGCGTTCGCCCCCTACGACCTCGACCGCGAAAACTACACCGAACAACTCTGGGCATTCGAAGGCATCACCTCCTACTACGACGACCTCTTCCTTGCCCGCAGCCGCACCATCAGCCCCGAAGCCTACCTCAAACTGCTCGCCCAAACCCTCACCCGCGTGCAGCGCGGCAAAGGCCGTCTGAAACAGACCCTCGCCCAATCCAGCCTCACCGCGTGGAACAAATTCTACAAACAAGACGAAAACAGCCCCAACGCCATCGTCAGCTACTACCAAAAAGGCGCGCTCGCCGCCCTCTGCCTCGACCTCCTCATCCGCCAAAAAAGCAACGGCCGCCACAGCCTCGACACCGTCATGCAGCAGCACTACCGCGACTGGCTTGCTACCCGCCGAGGCATCCCCGAACAACAATGGCAGGTACGCTGTCAAGCCATTACCGGATTGGATTTAAACGACTTTTTTCAGACGGCCTTATACAGCACACGCGACCTCCCGCTCGCCGAAACCCTCGCCACCGCAGGCGTCCGCCTCACATGGCACGCCCTGCCCCGCAGCCACAACGGCGGTCTGACCAACGATGAAACCGCCGTCCAACCCGCCACCGACCTCGGCGCCCGTTTCAAACAAAACCCCAACCACGCCCTACTGACCCACGTTTTCAACGGCGGCAGCGCCGAAAACGCCGGCCTCAGCCCGCAAGACAAAATCATCGCCGTCAACGGATACGCCTGCACCGACCTCGCCGCCCAGTTCGGCCGTCTGAAAAACGGCGAACGCGCCCAAATCCACTTCTTCCGCAGCGGCGTCTTGCTCAACACCGTCATCACCGCCCAAACCGCCGAAGCCGACACCGCGCTGCTGGAAATTACCGGCCGCGATTTATTGGAACGCTGGCTGTTCGGTGAATGA
- the ccoN gene encoding cytochrome-c oxidase, cbb3-type subunit I, whose translation METQTYNYKVVRQFAIMTVVWGIVGMLVGVIVAAQLFAPSLNLSEIGPWFHFGRLRPLHTNAVIFAFGGCGLIGTSYYVVQRTCNTRLFGGWLVPFTFWGWQAVIVAAVITLPMGFTQAKEYAELEWPIDILIALVWIAYAIVFFGTVAKRKVKHIYVANWFYGSFILAVALLHIVNNISIPAGLMKSYSVYAGAIDAMVQWWYGHNAVGFFLTAGFLGMMYYFVPKQAGRPVYSYRLSVVHFWALIFTYMWAGSHHLHYTALPDWTQSLGMVLSLILFAPSWGGMINGIMTLSGAWDKLRTDPILKFLIVSLSFYGMSTFEGPMMSIKTVNALSHYTDWTVAHVHAGALGWVGFVTIGSVYYMIPRLFGRNEMHSTKLVEAHFWIATIGVVLYIAAMWIAGVLQGLMWGSLNDDGTLTYSFVESVKRTMPYYAIRLTGGILYLSGMCIMAYNVYRTAMSGKPVNAEIPAVSQSQHH comes from the coding sequence ATGGAAACACAAACCTACAACTACAAGGTGGTGCGCCAGTTTGCCATCATGACCGTTGTTTGGGGGATTGTGGGTATGTTGGTCGGTGTCATCGTTGCCGCCCAATTGTTCGCACCGTCCCTTAATTTGTCCGAGATAGGCCCCTGGTTCCACTTTGGCCGCCTGCGTCCGCTGCATACCAATGCGGTGATTTTTGCGTTCGGCGGCTGCGGTCTGATCGGCACATCTTACTACGTCGTGCAGCGTACCTGTAATACCCGCCTGTTTGGCGGCTGGCTGGTGCCGTTTACATTCTGGGGTTGGCAGGCCGTGATTGTGGCCGCGGTCATTACGCTGCCCATGGGTTTCACCCAAGCCAAAGAATACGCCGAGCTGGAATGGCCGATTGATATTCTGATCGCGCTGGTGTGGATTGCCTACGCCATCGTATTCTTCGGTACGGTTGCCAAGCGTAAAGTGAAGCATATCTATGTGGCCAACTGGTTTTACGGCAGCTTTATTCTGGCGGTTGCACTGCTGCACATCGTGAACAATATCAGTATTCCTGCGGGGCTGATGAAATCTTACTCGGTTTATGCGGGGGCAATTGATGCAATGGTCCAATGGTGGTACGGCCACAATGCGGTGGGTTTCTTCCTGACTGCGGGCTTCTTGGGCATGATGTACTACTTTGTTCCTAAGCAGGCAGGCCGTCCGGTTTACTCGTACCGTTTGTCTGTCGTTCACTTCTGGGCGCTGATTTTTACCTATATGTGGGCAGGTTCGCACCACTTGCACTACACCGCGCTGCCTGACTGGACGCAGTCACTGGGTATGGTGTTGTCGCTGATTCTGTTCGCGCCGTCTTGGGGCGGTATGATCAACGGCATCATGACGCTTTCCGGCGCGTGGGACAAACTGCGTACCGACCCGATTCTGAAATTCCTGATCGTTTCCCTGTCTTTCTACGGCATGTCCACCTTTGAAGGTCCGATGATGTCGATTAAAACCGTCAACGCTTTGAGCCACTACACCGACTGGACTGTCGCACACGTTCACGCCGGCGCATTGGGCTGGGTGGGTTTTGTGACCATCGGTTCGGTTTACTACATGATTCCGCGTCTGTTCGGCCGCAACGAAATGCACAGCACCAAATTGGTTGAAGCGCATTTCTGGATTGCCACCATCGGCGTCGTGCTCTATATCGCTGCGATGTGGATCGCGGGCGTGTTGCAAGGTTTGATGTGGGGCAGTCTGAACGACGACGGCACGCTGACTTATTCTTTCGTTGAATCTGTCAAACGCACCATGCCTTACTACGCAATCCGTCTGACCGGCGGCATCCTGTATCTGAGCGGTATGTGCATCATGGCATACAATGTTTACCGTACGGCGATGAGTGGCAAACCGGTGAATGCTGAGATTCCTGCGGTTTCTCAATCACAGCACCACTAA
- a CDS encoding energy transducer TonB, with product MKNQRILSPAVIAAVTFLHVGLMALLWHARTPPLAVETASFEVVDLGSLGGGDGAPEGAGAPAEPAPEPPKPKAELPKPKSKPKPAVPEKTVIKPVVTKKADADIQQPKEKPVEKPKPKPAEPSKTEPIPEPKPEPAPKAEPAPAPKAEPKAVGSDAEKGKWEAVGRSGNGEKEGAKGGGTKGEGGGRGEGEGKGSGGRKGDRGEGSGGEGGGSGAGGSRSNPIRAGGTLATPPYPDSAIENGEEGTVVMDVLVNPSGRVESVKIVKSSGSAALDRAARKAAQQGSYANNGKWLVYKGRVNFTLN from the coding sequence ATGAAGAATCAACGCATTTTGAGCCCTGCGGTCATTGCCGCAGTTACTTTTCTCCACGTCGGATTGATGGCGCTGCTTTGGCACGCGCGTACGCCGCCTTTAGCAGTTGAAACCGCCTCTTTCGAAGTTGTCGATTTGGGCAGTTTGGGCGGAGGAGACGGTGCCCCCGAAGGTGCGGGCGCACCTGCCGAACCGGCTCCCGAGCCGCCCAAGCCGAAAGCCGAGCTGCCCAAACCCAAATCGAAACCCAAGCCGGCCGTACCGGAAAAAACCGTCATCAAGCCCGTAGTAACCAAAAAGGCGGATGCGGACATTCAGCAGCCGAAGGAAAAACCGGTCGAAAAACCGAAACCCAAACCGGCCGAACCGTCAAAAACGGAACCGATACCCGAGCCCAAGCCTGAACCGGCTCCGAAAGCAGAACCGGCTCCGGCGCCCAAAGCCGAACCGAAAGCAGTTGGCTCCGATGCTGAAAAAGGTAAATGGGAAGCAGTGGGTCGTAGCGGAAACGGTGAGAAGGAAGGTGCAAAAGGAGGGGGAACAAAAGGCGAAGGCGGCGGCCGTGGTGAAGGAGAAGGAAAAGGCAGCGGAGGCCGAAAAGGCGATCGCGGTGAGGGCTCGGGAGGTGAGGGAGGCGGCAGCGGTGCCGGCGGCAGCCGAAGCAATCCCATCCGTGCCGGTGGTACGCTGGCAACGCCGCCTTATCCGGATTCGGCCATTGAAAACGGTGAAGAGGGTACGGTTGTGATGGATGTTTTGGTTAATCCGAGCGGTCGTGTCGAAAGCGTCAAGATTGTGAAGAGCAGCGGTTCGGCGGCATTGGACCGTGCGGCACGCAAAGCGGCCCAGCAGGGCAGCTATGCGAATAACGGGAAATGGCTGGTTTATAAAGGCAGGGTTAATTTTACGCTGAATTAG
- a CDS encoding ExbD/TolR family protein produces MAFGSMNNGDDAPMSDINVTPLVDVMLVLLIVFMITMPVLTHSIPLELPTTSEQAAKKDKQPTDPLRLTIDAGGAYYIGADSVTKLSIEDVTAKLKEAQAKDENVIVAVSADKAVEYDYVNKALGAAREAGISKIGFVTETKAQ; encoded by the coding sequence ATGGCTTTCGGCTCGATGAATAACGGCGACGATGCGCCGATGTCCGACATCAATGTAACGCCGCTGGTTGATGTGATGCTGGTGTTGCTGATTGTTTTCATGATTACCATGCCCGTGTTGACGCACTCGATTCCGCTGGAACTGCCGACCACTTCGGAGCAGGCGGCGAAAAAAGACAAGCAGCCGACCGATCCTCTGCGGCTGACGATTGATGCCGGCGGCGCGTATTACATCGGCGCGGATTCCGTTACCAAACTCAGCATCGAAGATGTTACCGCCAAGCTGAAAGAGGCGCAGGCAAAAGATGAAAACGTGATTGTCGCCGTCAGCGCCGACAAAGCGGTCGAATACGACTACGTCAACAAGGCCCTCGGTGCCGCGCGCGAAGCGGGTATCAGTAAAATCGGATTTGTTACCGAGACTAAAGCGCAGTAA
- the queD gene encoding 6-carboxytetrahydropterin synthase QueD yields MKITKIFTFDSSHMLDGHDGKCQNLHGHTYKLEITVSDGLIRGGAKDGMVMDFADLKAVAKQEIIEPFDHAFIYHGENARESQIAALLEGWNMKTLRLACRTTAENMAFEIYGRLKKRGVCVCSVKLWETPISCAEYEGE; encoded by the coding sequence ATGAAAATCACCAAAATCTTCACATTCGATTCCTCGCATATGCTTGACGGACACGACGGCAAATGCCAAAACCTGCACGGCCACACCTACAAGCTCGAAATTACCGTTTCAGACGGCCTGATTCGGGGCGGGGCGAAAGACGGAATGGTTATGGATTTTGCCGACCTGAAAGCCGTTGCCAAACAGGAAATCATCGAGCCGTTCGACCATGCCTTCATCTATCACGGCGAAAACGCGCGCGAAAGCCAGATTGCCGCGCTTTTGGAAGGTTGGAACATGAAAACCCTGCGCCTCGCCTGCCGTACCACCGCCGAAAACATGGCGTTCGAAATTTACGGCCGTCTGAAAAAACGCGGCGTGTGCGTGTGCAGCGTCAAACTTTGGGAAACGCCGATTTCGTGCGCCGAGTATGAGGGCGAATGA
- a CDS encoding TIGR01244 family sulfur transferase codes for MTILKLAENLYIAPQLTAADAAQAAALGVQAVICNRPDGEEPDQPAAAEVKQWLADAGIGQFAHQPVTAPAAGTADAAAFQNLFAQSDKPVLAYCRTGTRSVLLWALYQVQNGMSVAEAKTAAARADVDLTNFEAKLQAAKEAV; via the coding sequence ATGACCATCTTAAAACTCGCAGAAAACCTCTACATCGCCCCGCAACTGACCGCCGCCGATGCCGCGCAGGCCGCCGCACTCGGGGTTCAAGCCGTGATTTGCAACCGTCCCGACGGCGAAGAGCCGGACCAGCCCGCCGCCGCGGAAGTCAAACAATGGCTGGCGGATGCGGGCATCGGCCAATTTGCCCACCAGCCCGTTACCGCACCCGCCGCCGGCACCGCCGATGCCGCCGCGTTCCAAAACCTGTTTGCGCAGTCAGACAAACCCGTTTTGGCCTACTGCCGCACCGGCACGCGCAGCGTGCTGCTGTGGGCGCTTTATCAGGTGCAAAACGGCATGAGTGTCGCCGAAGCCAAAACCGCCGCCGCCCGGGCAGACGTGGATTTGACGAATTTCGAAGCGAAATTGCAGGCGGCAAAAGAGGCCGTCTGA
- a CDS encoding MotA/TolQ/ExbB proton channel family protein, whose translation MNLSLVFQSGDFVLIAVFLMLVAMSITTWSIIVLRFVRLRKVKQGNAEAKKTVLGAFTLKEAAQKLGSNESPMGQLTAESVRAYQGYRQSSDKTLATALPLNEYLVIQIRNSMSQIMRQFDGGMAALASIGATAPFIGLFGTVWGIYHALINISQSGQMSIAAVAGPIGEALVATAAGLFVAIPAVLAYNFLTRGNKSLSQDMDAFAHDLHVRLLNQKD comes from the coding sequence ATGAACTTATCATTGGTATTCCAATCAGGCGATTTTGTTCTGATTGCCGTATTTTTGATGTTGGTTGCGATGAGCATCACTACTTGGAGCATTATCGTTTTGCGTTTCGTCCGCCTGCGCAAAGTCAAGCAGGGCAATGCCGAGGCGAAGAAAACCGTTTTGGGCGCGTTTACCCTGAAAGAAGCCGCTCAGAAACTCGGTTCAAACGAATCACCAATGGGGCAGCTGACCGCCGAATCCGTTCGCGCGTATCAGGGCTACCGTCAAAGCAGCGACAAAACATTGGCGACCGCGCTGCCGCTCAATGAATATTTGGTCATCCAGATCCGCAACAGCATGAGCCAGATCATGCGCCAGTTTGACGGCGGCATGGCCGCGCTGGCCTCCATCGGTGCAACGGCGCCGTTTATCGGCCTCTTCGGCACGGTTTGGGGGATTTACCATGCGCTGATCAACATCAGCCAAAGCGGCCAGATGAGCATCGCTGCCGTTGCCGGCCCGATCGGGGAAGCACTGGTGGCCACCGCCGCCGGCCTGTTTGTTGCCATTCCCGCCGTGTTGGCCTACAACTTCCTGACGCGCGGCAACAAATCCCTGTCGCAGGATATGGATGCTTTCGCCCATGACCTGCATGTGCGTCTGTTGAACCAAAAGGATTAA
- the ccoP gene encoding cytochrome-c oxidase, cbb3-type subunit III, protein MNTTSQFTSNFWTIYIAVIVVLSFIGLAWLLLSQNVVKPLKKGEEVKTTGHEWDGISEYNNPLPRWWFWLYVMTWLFGAAYLFLYPGIGDYKGYFKWSSKGQYEQEVKKADEQYKPMYAKFAKMPIEEVAKNPEARRIGKNMFDTYCIQCHGSDAKGSKGFPNLTDHDWLWGGSPEQIQQTIEKGRVGVMAAWGPALGEEGVKDVANYVMSLSKPKDQYDEERAARGKTLFGGPPANCFTCHGDKGQGIQGLGPNLTDDTWLWGGSQKNIIETITGGRHSQMPAWSNFLDKDKLHIMTAYVWGLSNKDGKAPAKKAEPEPAAASTAAPAAAGTASTPAASAPAQASAPAENVSDVTFSANNGKPLGTFYFATGKSEVSDKAATVLAEIVKAGKEGKRLVISGYTDSTGNAASNAALSKKRAEAVKAFLEAQGVKADGIELRKPENTTAAQGNDAAGRRVEVKVEG, encoded by the coding sequence ATGAACACAACTTCCCAATTTACCAGTAATTTTTGGACAATCTACATTGCCGTCATCGTCGTGCTCAGCTTTATCGGCTTGGCATGGCTGCTCTTGTCGCAAAACGTGGTCAAGCCTTTGAAAAAAGGCGAAGAAGTCAAAACCACAGGGCATGAGTGGGATGGTATTTCCGAATACAACAACCCCCTGCCGCGCTGGTGGTTTTGGCTGTATGTCATGACTTGGCTGTTTGGCGCCGCCTATCTGTTCCTCTATCCCGGTATCGGCGATTACAAAGGCTATTTCAAATGGAGCAGTAAAGGCCAGTATGAGCAGGAAGTCAAAAAGGCAGACGAGCAATACAAACCGATGTATGCCAAATTTGCCAAAATGCCGATTGAAGAAGTGGCTAAAAATCCCGAAGCCCGTCGGATCGGTAAGAACATGTTTGACACTTACTGTATCCAATGTCACGGCTCGGACGCCAAAGGTTCCAAAGGCTTCCCGAATCTGACCGACCACGACTGGCTCTGGGGTGGTTCGCCTGAGCAAATCCAGCAAACCATCGAAAAAGGCCGTGTCGGTGTGATGGCGGCTTGGGGTCCTGCATTGGGTGAAGAGGGCGTAAAAGACGTTGCCAACTACGTTATGTCGCTGTCCAAACCGAAAGACCAGTATGACGAAGAACGCGCCGCACGCGGTAAAACGCTGTTCGGCGGCCCGCCCGCAAACTGCTTTACCTGTCACGGCGACAAAGGCCAGGGCATCCAAGGTTTGGGTCCGAACCTGACTGACGATACTTGGTTGTGGGGCGGAAGCCAGAAAAATATCATCGAAACCATTACCGGCGGCCGTCATAGCCAAATGCCGGCTTGGAGCAACTTCCTGGATAAAGACAAACTGCACATCATGACAGCGTATGTTTGGGGCTTGTCCAACAAAGACGGCAAAGCGCCGGCGAAAAAAGCCGAGCCTGAACCGGCCGCTGCATCCACAGCTGCACCTGCCGCCGCCGGCACTGCTTCAACGCCCGCCGCATCGGCCCCTGCACAAGCCTCTGCGCCTGCTGAGAATGTTTCAGATGTAACCTTCAGCGCCAACAACGGCAAACCGCTCGGCACTTTCTACTTTGCCACCGGCAAGAGCGAAGTTTCCGACAAAGCGGCAACCGTTTTGGCTGAAATCGTCAAAGCCGGCAAAGAAGGCAAACGCCTGGTCATCAGCGGTTACACCGACAGCACCGGCAACGCCGCTTCCAATGCCGCGCTTTCTAAAAAACGCGCCGAAGCCGTTAAAGCCTTTCTTGAAGCTCAAGGCGTAAAAGCCGACGGCATCGAGTTGCGCAAACCCGAAAACACAACCGCAGCCCAAGGCAACGACGCCGCCGGCCGCCGTGTTGAGGTTAAAGTCGAAGGCTGA
- a CDS encoding DUF1304 domain-containing protein, whose amino-acid sequence MRILALILVLLVAAEHFFIMYLEMFKIPGPQAARIFGLPQEFMQQKHVQKMFSNQGLYNGFLAVGLIWAQFAAPENARFGALALFLGFVIAAALWGAKTANKGILFRQGLPAVLAMLAVAGAY is encoded by the coding sequence ATGCGGATTTTGGCTTTGATTTTGGTTTTGCTGGTGGCGGCGGAACATTTTTTCATTATGTATTTGGAAATGTTTAAAATCCCCGGCCCGCAGGCAGCGAGGATTTTCGGGCTGCCGCAGGAGTTTATGCAGCAAAAGCATGTGCAGAAAATGTTCAGCAATCAGGGGCTGTATAACGGTTTTCTCGCCGTCGGCCTCATCTGGGCGCAGTTCGCCGCACCCGAAAACGCCCGTTTCGGCGCGCTGGCGCTATTTCTCGGTTTCGTGATTGCCGCCGCGCTTTGGGGCGCGAAAACCGCCAATAAAGGCATTTTGTTCAGACAGGGACTGCCCGCCGTTTTGGCGATGCTGGCCGTAGCGGGGGCGTATTGA
- a CDS encoding RrF2 family transcriptional regulator produces the protein MYLTQHTDYGLRVLIYTAINDDALVNIATIAETYNISKSHLMKVVTALVKGGFLSSVRGKGGGLKLAQSADKINIGTVVRHLEPMQIVECMGDNNCCLIAPSCRLMGVLNGGLKAFFNHLDGFTLADLINKPTYDLLYFQKEIPATA, from the coding sequence ATGTACCTCACCCAACACACCGACTACGGCCTGCGCGTGCTGATCTATACCGCTATCAACGACGATGCGCTGGTCAACATCGCGACTATTGCCGAAACCTACAACATTTCCAAAAGCCACCTGATGAAAGTCGTTACCGCGCTGGTAAAAGGCGGCTTCCTTTCCAGTGTACGCGGCAAGGGCGGCGGGCTGAAGCTGGCGCAGAGTGCGGATAAAATCAACATCGGCACGGTGGTACGCCATCTCGAGCCGATGCAGATTGTCGAATGTATGGGCGACAACAACTGCTGCCTGATTGCCCCGTCTTGCCGCCTGATGGGCGTGTTGAACGGCGGGCTGAAAGCGTTTTTCAACCATCTCGACGGCTTTACGCTGGCCGATTTGATCAACAAACCGACTTACGATCTGCTTTATTTTCAGAAAGAAATTCCGGCAACAGCATGA
- a CDS encoding 7-carboxy-7-deazaguanine synthase QueE: MTEIRPENPSYRLVEMFESLQGEGYNTGMPAVFIRLGKCNLACAWCDTDYLKFDSVPLSGILGRLKNHSARNIIITGGEPTIQPHLDILLNRLKSEGYKLFLETNGLNPAPAQFDYIAASPKACYAEKYEKQCITAADEVRIVADGDVVAFCEKMERKICTARYYLSPCERGGEMNIYDTIRQIGLLNSRENAPVYWQLSVQTHKWAGIE, encoded by the coding sequence ATGACCGAAATCCGCCCCGAAAACCCGAGCTACCGCCTTGTCGAAATGTTTGAAAGCCTGCAAGGTGAGGGCTACAACACCGGTATGCCCGCCGTGTTTATCCGCTTGGGCAAATGCAACCTCGCCTGCGCGTGGTGCGACACCGATTATCTGAAATTCGACAGCGTGCCGCTTTCCGGGATTTTAGGCCGTCTGAAAAACCACAGCGCCCGCAACATCATCATCACCGGTGGCGAGCCGACCATACAGCCGCATTTGGATATTTTGTTGAATCGTTTGAAATCAGAAGGTTACAAACTATTTCTCGAAACCAACGGCCTCAACCCCGCGCCCGCGCAGTTCGACTACATCGCCGCCAGCCCCAAAGCCTGCTACGCGGAAAAATACGAAAAACAATGTATCACCGCCGCCGACGAAGTGCGGATTGTTGCCGACGGCGATGTCGTGGCGTTTTGCGAAAAAATGGAACGGAAAATCTGCACCGCCCGCTACTACCTCTCGCCCTGCGAGCGCGGCGGGGAAATGAACATCTACGACACCATCCGCCAAATCGGCCTGCTCAACAGCCGCGAAAACGCGCCCGTGTATTGGCAGCTCAGCGTGCAGACGCATAAGTGGGCAGGGATTGAATAG
- a CDS encoding class IIb bacteriocin, lactobin A/cerein 7B family has product MKELNQVELENVAGGLWPGHPCTPDLFPKPNGPFKFPFPF; this is encoded by the coding sequence ATGAAAGAATTGAATCAAGTTGAATTGGAAAATGTTGCAGGCGGTTTGTGGCCAGGTCATCCCTGTACTCCTGACCTTTTCCCTAAACCGAACGGTCCCTTTAAATTTCCATTTCCGTTTTAA